The DNA sequence TTCGTACCCGCGATGATAGCGTGCTGGCCGAACTCAAGGCGGCCGGCGCCAGTGCAGTGGTGCCGGAGTTACTGGAGTCGAGCCTGATACTCGCCTCCCATGCACTGGTCATGCTGGGTGTACCCGAGGACCATGTGCAGAGCCGGGTCAATGAAGTCAGGCAGTCTCGCTACCGGCTGCTGCAGGGTTTCTATCACGGCGCCCAGACCAACCTGATCGACAGCCAGGGCCAGCCCAGGGTGCTGATGCATGCCGTCAACCTTGGTGCCGATGCTTACGCCTGTGGGCGCCCGCTCGAGGAGCTGGCGCTGGAACAAATGGGCGTGCAGCTGCAATCGGTCCAGCGCCAGGGTGAGGACCTGACGACCGACGCCAGCACTTGCCTGCACGCTGGCGATGCGGTGCTGCTGAGCGGTTCGATGGCCGCCATCGAAGCCTGTGAAGCCCGGTTGCTGGGCGGCCGTTGAGCTTTGCTCAATCCTGGCTGTTGGCGCCGATCTTGTGGATCGACAGGTCGGCGCCGTAATACTCCTGCTCCTGGCTCAGGCGAATGCCGGTGATGGCCTTGATCGTGCCGTATACGGCAAATCCGCCCGTCAGCGCCACCACGACGCCCGCGGCGCTGCCGATCACCTGACTGGCCAGGCTGACCCCACCCAAGCCGCCCAATGCGGACTGACCAAAAATGCCGCAGGCAATACCACCCCACACCCCGCAAATACCATGCAAGGGCCAGACACCCAGCACATCGTCGATTTTCCATTGGTTCTGGGCCGCGGTGAAGCACCAGACAAACAGCGCACCGGCAACGACGCCGGTCATGAGTGCGCCAACCGGGTGCATCAGGTCCGAGCCCGCGCATATTGCCACCAACCCCGCCAGCGGGCCGTTATGCAGAAAACCTGGGTCATTGCGACCGACCACCAGGGCTGCAACCGTACCGCCCACCATGGCCATGAGCGAGTTGACCGCTACCAGCCCACTGACCGCTTGCAGGGTCTGGGCGCTCATCACGTTGAAACCGAACCAGCCGACAATCAGAATCCATGAGCCCAAGGCCAGGAACGGAATGTTCGACGGCGCAAACGCCACCAACCGCCCTTCCCGATACCGGCCATTGCGCGGGCCCAGCAGCAATACCGCTGTCAACGCCAGCCAGCCACCCACGGCATGCACCACCACGGAGCCGGCAAAATCGTGAAAGCCGGCGCCGAACCTTGCCTGCAACCATGCCTGCACACCGAAGTTGCCGTTCCACACCACGCCCTCGAAGAACGGGTAGATGAACGCCACGATCAGCGCCGTCGCGCACAGTTGCGGGACGAAACGGGCCCGCTCGGCAATGCCGCCGGAAATGATTGCCGGAATCGCCGCAGCAAAGGTCAGCAGGAAGAAGAACTTGACCAGCCCGTAACCATGGTCGGCGCTGAGCACCGCCGCTGGTTGCAGAAAACTGACCCCATAAGAGATCCAGTAGCCTATAAAGAAATAAGCCAGCGTCGACACAGCGAAGTCACTGAGGATCTTGGACAGGGCATTGACCTGGTTTTTGTGCCTGACCGTCCCGACCTCCAGAAAGGCGAAGCCGGCGTGCATGGCCAGCACCATGACCGCACCGAGCAGAATGAACAGCGTGTTGGAGCCATGGACCAATGAGTCCACCGCACTTTGCAGATTTTCCATAGGGGAGACAGGCCTGAAGTCACGGAAAAGCACCAAAGCAGGTCGAATGCCCGCGGCACGCACCGAATTGGACCAACTGACAGACGACTCCCTGGTGTCAGTGAACCTCTTTGGCGCAAGGCAATGCCGGAATAAAATCGACGCTCGGGTTTTTCCTCGGGTTTAATTCGTTTAGGTTAAGGTTCTTGCGCCGGGACACGATCCCATGCCCGAATGCAGCGCGACGACCTCGTTCTACGCACCATGGCAAAGCAAAAGCTGTACCAGGCAAATCGAACTGAACCTTCGTTGCCTGCCTGAACTCGAAATACCCAGAAGCCACTTACGGAGATACCCATGGCCAGCAAGACGGCAAAGACTGCTCAAGACATATTGATGGCTGACTTTCAGACCCTGGTTCGCGACACGGAAAAATTGCTGGAGCACACCGCGACCTTGGCCGGTGACCAGGCTGACGAATTGCGCACGCAAATTCACGACAGCCTGCTGCGTGCCCGCGAGACCCTGAAGATGACCGAAGACTCGATGCGCGAGCGCGGCGAAGCCGCCGTTATCGCCACCGAAGAATATGTCCAGGCCAACCCCTGGCAGTCGATCGGCATCGCCGCCGGCGTGGGCTTTCTGATTGGCCTGCTGGCCACAAGGCGCTGAGATGACGATGGGCACGGAAACCGACCCGACGGGCACGGGCACAAGCTCATCGACGCGGCGCCTGGGTGCCGCCTTTCTCGGGCTGCTGCACAGTCATGTCGAACTGTTCGGCATCGAGCTGCAAGAGCAAAAGGCGCGCACCCTCGGCCTGCTGTTGTTCGCGGGGCTGACGCTGGTTTTTGCCTTGCTGTTGCTGACAGCCCTGTCCGGGCTGGTGCTGGTCTTGCTGTGGGACACTTATCGACTGGCCGGCATTGTCGGGCTATGTGTGTTCTACGGCCTGGCCGCACTCTTCTGTGGCTTGCGCTTGAAGGCAGCCATCTTCGATGAGTCTTCGCCCTTCAGTGCCACCCTCGAAGAGCTGGCCAATGACCGGGAGCGCCTGCTGCCATGAATACTCCTGAACTGCCGCAGACCAATAGCCGGCGCGAGCTGCGCAAGGCGCTGGTGCGCTTGCGCATGGAGATGCATCGCCAGGAGATTCGTCACGAATCCCGGCAGCTGGTCAACCCACTCCACCGCATGCGCACCATGGCTGGCAACTTGCAAGGCGGCCTGGGCATCAAGCATGCCCCGCTATGGGGCATGGGCGCAGTCATCCTGCTCGGCTTCCTGACCGGCAAAGGCGCAAAAAACGCAGGCACCGGCAGCCTGACGAGAATGATCCGCCTGGGCACCAGCCTGATTCCCCTGATCAAGCTGGTGATGCAGGGGCCCGCGCAAAAGAAATGAAAGGCCGGCATCTGCTCCGGGGACATTTGAAACCCTTGCAGCGGGCCGCCTGACACGGGAAGCTAGGGTATCGCTCATGTAACGGAGACAAGGCCTTGGATTGGCACACCCTGCTTACCCGCGAACGCTTGGGCAAACCCCTGCACAGCCCTGAGGAACTGGGTCGAAGCCCCTTTCACAAGGACCATGACCGCATCATCTTTTCCGGTGCCTTTCGCCGCCTGGGCCGCAAGACCCAGGTGCACCCGGTGTCGAGCAACGATCATATCCACACACGCCTGACCCATTCCCTGGAGGTCAGCTGCGTAGGGCGCTCGCTGGGCATGCGCGTGGGTGAAACCCTGCGCGACAGCCTGCCGGATTGGTGCGAGCCCAGCGATCTGGGTATGGTCGTGCAGTCTGCGTGCCTTGCCCACGATATCGGCAACCCGCCGTTCGGACACTCGGGCGAAGATGCGATCCGCCACTGGTTCCAGCAAGCTGCCGGTCGCGGCTGGCTGGACGCGATGAGCGAGGTCGAGCGCAATGACTTTCTCAACTTCGAAGGCAACGCCCAGGGCTTCCGGGTGCTGACCCAACTGGAGTACCACCAGTTCGACGGCGGCACCCGACTGACCTACGCGACCCTGGGAACCTACCTGAAGTACCCCTGGACAGCGCGGCACGCCGACTCCCTGGGCTACAAGAAACACAAGTTCGGTTGTTATCAGAGCGAATTGCCGCTGCTCGAACAGATCGCCCGGAAGCTCGGCCTGCCCAAGCTTGAAGAGCAACGATGGGCACGTCACCCGCTGGTGTACCTGATGGAGGCCGCCGACGACATCTGTTATGCGTTGATCGATCTGGAAGATGGCCTGGAAATGGAACTGCTCGATTACGCCGAGGTGGAATCCCTGCTGCTGGGGCTGGTGGGCGACGACCTGCCGGAAACCTATCGTCAACTTGGCCCGCGCGATTCGCGACGGCGCAAACTGGCCATTTTGCGTGGCAAGGCCATCGAGCACCTGACCAACACGGCCGCACGCGCCTTTGTCGATCAACAAGAGGCTCTGCTCAACGGCACCCTGCAGGGGGACCTGGTCGAACATATGCATGGCCCCGCCAAGCGCTGCGTGCTCAGTGCGAAAGAGATGGCGCGGGAGAAAATATTTCAGGACAAGCGCAAGACGCTCCATGAGATCGGCGCTTACACCACCCTGGAGATTCTGCTGAACGCCTTCTGCGGAGCAGCTCTGGAACAACACGGTGGGCGCACGCCTTCCTTCAAGCACCAGCGCATCCTCGACCTGCTGGGTAACAATGCACCTCACCCCTCGTGGCCTTTACATACTTCATTCCTGCGTGTAATCGACTTTATCGCCGGCATGACCGACAGCTACGCCAGCGAAATGGCCCGGGAAATGACCGGACGCTCCAGCCCTATGTAAGATGGCACCCGTGCGGATGTCGAGATTGTCGACAACCGCGCGACCCTTCTTCTGCCAGAAATACCGCACACTTCTTTCAGAAAATACTGATGACAGCAAATGCCATCAGTTCGAATAATCCCACTCAACTCTATGTAAGCATTTGCCTGAAATCCTTCAGGCAAAAGCCCGAAGTACACGCTTGTCTTCCCGCAAGATAACTCTGCCCGGATGACCCAATGTCGATACAACAACCGCATATATTGCTGGTAGAGGATCATCCTTTCCAACTCATCGCTACGCAGATCCTCTTGAACAACCACGGTTTCCTGCGACTGACCTCGGCATTGGACGCCAATGAGGCACTAAGGATCATGGCCCGCGCAGAGCACATCGATGTTCTGTTGTGCGACCAATGCCTGCCAGGCATGACCGGGTTGAAACTCATTGAGACTGCCAGCCAGTGGGGCTGGATTGACCGGGCCATATTGCTCAGCAGCCTTGCGCAAGAAGAACTGCAGGCGCTGCATCACCAGGCGCTGCAACAGAACCTGCCCATGTTGGGCTATCTGAGCAAACCCTTGAATACTCATGCGCTGGCGCTACTGCTGGCACTGCCTCGCTGAAACTGCCTGGCTTTCTTACAATGATGCAGCTAAATCAATGTAGGAATATTCACACAACTTGGAAAATCAACTAAACACCCCTACCAAATCCGCAATAAAGAGTAGCCAATACACAGTTGACAGTTTCACAAAGCAGAAAAAACCGTACTACCAGCCTTCGTTTTCTGTAGGACAATTCCTATATGCGGCTGACGAGCATGTCTGTTCATGTGCCACCCCCTACATATCGGCTAAGGTGCGCGTTTTCTTCGCAGCCTGTACGGGAAACTAATATGCACTCTGTTTTTATTGTCGACGATCATCCGGTCATTCGCCTGGCGGTTCGTATGTTGTTGGAAAACGAGGGCTACCGCGTCATCGGAGAGTCCGATAATGGGGTAGACGCCATGCAAATGGTTCGCGAGTGCGTGCCGGACCTGATCATTCTGGACATCAGCATTCCCAAGCTCGATGGCCTGGAAGTTCTGGCCCGCTTCAACTCAATGAATATTCCATTGAAGATACTGGTGCTGACCGCCCAGAGCCCTGCGCTGTTTGCCATCCGCTGCATGCAGTCGGGGGCCTCCGGCTACGTCTGCAAACAGGAAGACCTCAGTGAACTGCTCAGCGCCATCAAGGCTGTATTGTCGGGTTACAACTACTTTCCGAGCCAGGCCCTCAACGCTGTCCGTCAGGATGATGGTCCGCAAACGGACGCAGAGCGGTTCAAGCTGGTGAATGATCGGGAACTCATGGTCCTGCAACTTTTTGCTCAAGGGCGAACAAACAAGGAAATTGCCAAGGGCATGTTTCTAAGCAACAAGACTGTCAGCACATACAAAAAGCGACTGATGCAAAAACTCCACGCCAGCACTCTGGTGGAACTTATCGAGATAGCCAAACGCAACGCGTTGGTGTGAGAGCGAAAATGCATAGGCGCTCGAACCTTCACTGGCTTCTGGTCACGGGCTTGTGCGTGAGCATCCCGACTTTTGCAGCACCCGCCCCTGTGGCACATTACGCACTGCTCAGCCGGACCGGTACGGCAAAACTCGACGTCGCCTTGACTCCTGCGCAGCAACACTGGTTGCAAGGCAAGCACGAACTGGTACTGGGTACATCGGCGCCCGATTACCCTCCTTTCGACATGACGCCCAGCGGCCGCGACTACGAGGGGCTCACCGCCGACTATGCCGGGCTGATCGCCAGCAGTCTGGCCATCCCGGTTCGCGTCGAGCGCTACCCCGACCGTGCAGCTGCCGTGCAAGCACTGGTCGATGGCGCCATCGACATGCTGGGCAGCGCCAATGGATTCGAGGCCGCGTCAAAGGCCATAGCCCTGTCGACGCCTTACGCCGTAGACCAACCGGTACTGGTCACCCGCGAGGACGAAACCCGGTCCGTGGTACGTGAACTTTCCGGCCTGCGCCTGAGCATGGTGTACCACTATTTGCCACAGTCGGAAGTCGAGACCAGCTATCCCGGGGCGTCGATTCAGACCTACCCTTCCTATCAGAATGCCCTCAATGCGGTAGCCTTTGATCAGGCCGATGTTTTTCTGGGCGACACCCTCTCGACCCACTACCTGATCAACCAGGGCTACCTCAAGAACGTAAAAATGGCCAACTTCGGCAAGCATGAGCCAGTGGGTTTCAGTTTTGCGTTGCGTAGAGACGACCAGACACTGCTACAGATCATCAACGCTACCCTGAGCGCCGTACCCGCGAACATTCGCCAGAGCATTTTCAAACGCTGGGGTGCAGGCAGCGACATACTGCTGACCGACCACAAGCTGCAACTGTCCCGGCGAGAAGAGCGCTGGCTAGCGCGCAACCCGGTGGTGCGCGTGGTGGTGGCGGAGAACTTCGCGCCGCTCTCGTTTCTTGATGGCGCAGGCAACTTTCGCGGCATCAGCGCCGACTTGCTGGAGCTGATCCGCCTGCGTACGGGCCTGCGCTTCGAGGTCCAGCGCAGCGGTGCCATCAGCGACATGATCGAGCGAGTAACCCAAGGCAAGGCCGACCTGATCGCCACGATCGTCTCGAGCCCGGAACGCGAGGCGCAGCTCGATATCAGCCGCCCCTACCTGGAGAACTCCCATGTACTGCTGACACGCAAGGGCCCCGAGCGCCCCATGCACCTGGACATGCTGGCCAACCAACGCCTGGCGATCAGCCGAGGCAACCCCCTGGTCAACTACCTGCGCCAGCATTATCCACAGATACAGCTTATTGAAGCCGAAGATGAAATGGGCACGGCGACGCTCCTGGCCGATGGCCAGGTCGATGCAGCCGTCAACTCGCTGATCATCGCCAATTACATCATCGCATCGCCCCGGTTTCAGGACACGCTGGTCATCAGCTCGACGATCGGCACCGAGCAGGCGGCCTTCTCGTTGGCCACCGCCCGTGGCGCCGATGAGCTGAGCAGCATTCTCGACAAGGCCTTGCTGAGTATCGCGCCCGACGAACTTGGCATCATCAACAGCCGCTGGCGCGGCTACAGCCCCGCCGTCGACTCCTACTGGCGCAGGCATCAGCGCCTGATCTACCAGATCATCCTCGGCACCGGCCTGTTGCTGCTGCTGTCCCTGGCCTGGAATGGCTATATGCGTCGGCAGATCAAACAACGCGAGCTGGCCGAGCGCGCGCTCAGCGATCAACTGGTGTTCATGCGCGCACTGGTCAATGGCACGCCCCACCCCATCTATGTGCGTGATCGCCAGGGCTTGCTGCAGACCTGCAATGACAGCTACTTGCACGCCTTTTCCTGCCGGCGCGAGGAGGTCGTCGGCAAGACCGTGCTCGAGGGTGTGCTGGACGACAAACAACAGGCAGCCCAGTTTCACGCCGACTATTTGCGGTGATGGCGCATGACGATCTCCTGATCCAGGACCGCCCTCTGCACATCGGCGACCGGACACTGACCATCTATCACTGGATCCTGCCCTACCGTGATTCCCTGGGCACGGTCCAGGGCATCATCGGCGGCTGGATCGATATCAGCGAACGCCGGCAACTGCTCGAGGACCTGCGACTGGCCAAGGAACAGGCCGACGACGCCAACCGTGCCAAAAGCACCTTCCTGGCGACCATGAGCCACGAAATCCGCACGCCGATGAACGCGATCATCGGCATGCTCGAACTGACCCTCAAACGGGCTGACCAAGGCCACCTGGACCGGCCTTCCATCGAAGTGGCCCATGACTCGGCCAAGGATCTGCTGGAGCTGATTGGCGACATTCTGGACATTGCGCGCATCGAATCCGGGCGGCTGACACTCAATCCTGAACGAGTCAACTTGCGCGAGCTGGTCGACTCGGTCGTGCGGGTATTCGACGGCCTGGCTCGCCAGAAACAGCTGAGCATGATCCTGACGCTGGATCCGGGTGCCGATCGGCAGGTATCGATCGACCCGCTGCGCTTCAAGCAGATACTGTCGAATCTGATCAGCAATGCCATCAAATTCACCGAACAGGGGCAGGTCCGCCTCAACTTGCGCTTGCATCCCGGCGGGCAGCCTGGCCAGGCGATGCTCGAACTGCAGGTGCAGGACAGTGGTGTCGGCATCAGCAGTGCCGATCAGAAGCGGCTGTTCAAGCCATTTGCCCAAGCCGAGCCCTGTGGTTCGATGGCCAGGAATGGCACCGGGCTGGGGCTGGTCATTTGCCGGACGCTCTGCAAAATGATGGGGGGTGATCTGACCCTGAGCAGCCAATACGGGCAGGGAACCCAGGTTCGGATCGACATGCCGATCGAATGCCTGGAACCCACCGCCATGCCCGAGCCCGGCCCCGCCTCCGAAGCCGAAGCCGAGCAGCAGCCCTTGCCATTGCCCGCACTGAACGTGCTGGTGATCGACGATCACCCCGCCAATCGCCTGCTGGTGTCACAGCAATTGGCCTATCTGCAGCTTCGCCACAGCACGGCAGCCAATGGCGAAGCCGGCCTGAATATCTGGCTGGACGGAAGCTTCGATGTCGTTATCGTGGACTGCAGCATGCCGCTGATGAACGGCTATGAAGTGACGCGGGCCATCCGCGACCACGAAATGCGACAGTGCATGAAGCCCTGCACCATTCTCGGCTACACCGCCAATGCACAACCCGAGGAACGCGAGCGGTGCACCCGGGCCGGCATGAATGACTGCCTGTTCAAGCCCATCAGCCTGGCCGCATTGCACCAACGCCTGGCCAGCATCCCGGCACTGCCCTTGCCCGATTCCCTGCAAAAGGAAGCCGTATTTTGCCTGGCTGCGGTAGGAACGCTGACCGGCGACGACCCACGGTTGCTCAGGCGTTTGTTTGCGGAAATTCTCCAAAGCGGTCGCCAGGACCAGACCCAACTCAGGAATCTGCCATTGCAGGACGATCGCCAGCCCTTGATCGCAATGGCCCACAAAATCAAGGGTGCCGCGCGCATCGTCCAGGCCAGCCGCTTGATCCAGTGCTGCGAAAAACTGGAGGCCAGTTGCAACCGGGCGCACAACGACCCTGAAATAGAAGCGCTGCGCCAACAAACGCTCGATGCAATGCTTGAACTCGAAAAAGCACTGCGTCAGCAGTTGAAAAGGACCACCCATACTTCAGCCGACAACTCGCACCCGTAAACAGACGGCATCGCGCCACAGAGTTTCAGAACGCTTCGCTGGGGTTTAACTATGCTCAAAAACTGCAGTGGACCTTATCTTCCGGTAGAGATCTGCTATGCCCAGCACCGAGCAGCGCCGCTTTCCCTTGCACGTGCACATCAGTGCCATGTTCACTTTTCTTTTATTGCTGACCGGGATCATGCTCGGCTTGTTCAACTATCGACAGAACAGCGATTTGATCCTGTCCAGCAGTGAACAGCTGTTTACACGCATCGAAGAAGAAGTCCGGCTTGACCTGCAACATACCTATCAGCCCATCCGCCACCTGCTCAGCCTGCTGGCTACCAGCGACAACACGGGCGCTGCCGACCTGCGGCAACGCCTTGCACTGCTCAGGCCATTCAGCCAGGCGCTGACCGACAACCCCAACCTCGCATCGCTCTATACCGGCTACAGCGATGGCGACTTCTTCATGGTCCGCCCTCTGCGCACCGCGCTATCGCAGGCGGCCTTCCAGGCACCGTCGAACGCCGCCTTCCAGGTCTGGAGCATCGAGCGCGAAACAGACGGCAGCATGCATTCCAGATCGCTGCTGTTCGATCGGGACCTGAACCAGATCGCTGCTCGCGACATCACCGACGAACGCTACGATCCACGCAACCGTCCCTGGTTCAACCAGGCCAGTACCGAGCTGGACCAGATCACGACTGCCCCCTACGTATTCTTTTCCACTCGCGATGTCGGCACTACCCTGGCCCGGCGTGCCAGCAGTACCGTGGTACTGGGCGCCGACCTGACACTGGCGGACTTGAGCGCCACCCTCGCCAGGCACCGGGTCACGCCCGGAACACAGGTCGTGCTGTTCGATGAAGCGAACAATGCGGTGGCCTATCCCGAGAGTGACAAGCTGATCATTGAAACCGGGACCGCCCATCTGATCAAGGCACAGGACCTGCACCCGGTAATCAAGCAATGGCTGGAGCAAGGCTCGGCCACCAATCGTCGCCTGGAGGCTGACGGCCGCGAGTGGGTGATTTCTCGCAGCCATATGGCAGAAGGAGGGCCTCGCGGCCTCGAACTGGCTCTGCTGGTTCCCGAGGATGAGTTATTGGCCGACGCCTACCAGCTGCGTTGGCGCGGCGCGCTGCTCACCCTCGGCATCCTGCTGCTGTGCCTGCCTCTGGGCTGGCTGATCTCCAGGATCCTGGTCAGGCCATTGCGCTCGCTGGTTCAGGAAGCCGATGCCATCCGCAGCTTCAACTTCAATTACCCGCTGACCCGACGCTCCCCGGTCCTGGAGGTCGACCAACTGACCGTTTCGATGCAGCGGATGAAACAGACCCTGGCGAGCTTCTTCGAAATCACCGCCAGCCTCAGCGCAGAGACGCGCTTCGCACCGCTGCTGCAGCGTATCTTGCAGGAGACCGTGAGTATCAGTCAGGCCCAGGCAGGCCTGATCTACCTGCTCGACAGCAGCAACGGGCAGATGGAACCCAACCGGTTGATCATCAACGGTGTGTTGCACGACCCCAAGTCGCTGGGTATCGAAAGCCACTCCCCGGACGAGGCGCACACCCCAGCCTGGCTGAAGTTGCTCAACCGCGAACGCGACAGCCTGGTCGCGGCTGTGGGGTTCGACCAGGCCGGCGACCTGCGCGAAATACTGCATGAACTCGAGAGCCCGCGTGTTCATCTGGTCGGCATCCGCCTGCACAATCGCAGCAATGAAACGGTCGGTGTACTCGTTCTGCTGCACCAGGACACCGGCGCCTCCACCGATCTGGACAAGCTCAGGC is a window from the Pseudomonas sp. LS1212 genome containing:
- a CDS encoding response regulator transcription factor, with the translated sequence MHSVFIVDDHPVIRLAVRMLLENEGYRVIGESDNGVDAMQMVRECVPDLIILDISIPKLDGLEVLARFNSMNIPLKILVLTAQSPALFAIRCMQSGASGYVCKQEDLSELLSAIKAVLSGYNYFPSQALNAVRQDDGPQTDAERFKLVNDRELMVLQLFAQGRTNKEIAKGMFLSNKTVSTYKKRLMQKLHASTLVELIEIAKRNALV
- a CDS encoding ammonium transporter; this encodes MENLQSAVDSLVHGSNTLFILLGAVMVLAMHAGFAFLEVGTVRHKNQVNALSKILSDFAVSTLAYFFIGYWISYGVSFLQPAAVLSADHGYGLVKFFFLLTFAAAIPAIISGGIAERARFVPQLCATALIVAFIYPFFEGVVWNGNFGVQAWLQARFGAGFHDFAGSVVVHAVGGWLALTAVLLLGPRNGRYREGRLVAFAPSNIPFLALGSWILIVGWFGFNVMSAQTLQAVSGLVAVNSLMAMVGGTVAALVVGRNDPGFLHNGPLAGLVAICAGSDLMHPVGALMTGVVAGALFVWCFTAAQNQWKIDDVLGVWPLHGICGVWGGIACGIFGQSALGGLGGVSLASQVIGSAAGVVVALTGGFAVYGTIKAITGIRLSQEQEYYGADLSIHKIGANSQD
- a CDS encoding deoxyguanosinetriphosphate triphosphohydrolase, whose protein sequence is MDWHTLLTRERLGKPLHSPEELGRSPFHKDHDRIIFSGAFRRLGRKTQVHPVSSNDHIHTRLTHSLEVSCVGRSLGMRVGETLRDSLPDWCEPSDLGMVVQSACLAHDIGNPPFGHSGEDAIRHWFQQAAGRGWLDAMSEVERNDFLNFEGNAQGFRVLTQLEYHQFDGGTRLTYATLGTYLKYPWTARHADSLGYKKHKFGCYQSELPLLEQIARKLGLPKLEEQRWARHPLVYLMEAADDICYALIDLEDGLEMELLDYAEVESLLLGLVGDDLPETYRQLGPRDSRRRKLAILRGKAIEHLTNTAARAFVDQQEALLNGTLQGDLVEHMHGPAKRCVLSAKEMAREKIFQDKRKTLHEIGAYTTLEILLNAFCGAALEQHGGRTPSFKHQRILDLLGNNAPHPSWPLHTSFLRVIDFIAGMTDSYASEMAREMTGRSSPM
- a CDS encoding HD domain-containing phosphohydrolase produces the protein MPSTEQRRFPLHVHISAMFTFLLLLTGIMLGLFNYRQNSDLILSSSEQLFTRIEEEVRLDLQHTYQPIRHLLSLLATSDNTGAADLRQRLALLRPFSQALTDNPNLASLYTGYSDGDFFMVRPLRTALSQAAFQAPSNAAFQVWSIERETDGSMHSRSLLFDRDLNQIAARDITDERYDPRNRPWFNQASTELDQITTAPYVFFSTRDVGTTLARRASSTVVLGADLTLADLSATLARHRVTPGTQVVLFDEANNAVAYPESDKLIIETGTAHLIKAQDLHPVIKQWLEQGSATNRRLEADGREWVISRSHMAEGGPRGLELALLVPEDELLADAYQLRWRGALLTLGILLLCLPLGWLISRILVRPLRSLVQEADAIRSFNFNYPLTRRSPVLEVDQLTVSMQRMKQTLASFFEITASLSAETRFAPLLQRILQETVSISQAQAGLIYLLDSSNGQMEPNRLIINGVLHDPKSLGIESHSPDEAHTPAWLKLLNRERDSLVAAVGFDQAGDLREILHELESPRVHLVGIRLHNRSNETVGVLVLLHQDTGASTDLDKLRHDRIAFIQAVSGAAAACIESHRMQARQQQLLDSFIQIIAGAIDAKSPYTGGHCQRVPALTLMLARAAADSQAPEFSQYQPTDEEWEALHIAAWLHDCGKVTTPEYVVDKATKLETLYDRIHEVRTRFEVLKRDVWVDYWQALAQGAEEPSQAIARDTRLASLDDDFAFIAQSNLGGEYMDEGSQQRLRQIAGRTWLRTLDDRVGVSWEENLRQARTPPSPLPTLEPLLADKPEHLFERPASEQIADDNPWGFKLDVPLYKFNRGELYNLSVGRGTLTEEERYLINHHMVQTILMLSQLPFPSHLQSVPEIAGGHHEKMDGTGYPKRLKREDMSLPARMMAIADIFEALTATDRPYKKGKTLSEALSIMASMCRDAHIDPQLFQLFVESEIALQYGRIYLDSQQIDEIDVAALLDKAGLGARKEAASGGAVT
- a CDS encoding YqjD family protein, yielding MASKTAKTAQDILMADFQTLVRDTEKLLEHTATLAGDQADELRTQIHDSLLRARETLKMTEDSMRERGEAAVIATEEYVQANPWQSIGIAAGVGFLIGLLATRR
- a CDS encoding response regulator, translating into MSIQQPHILLVEDHPFQLIATQILLNNHGFLRLTSALDANEALRIMARAEHIDVLLCDQCLPGMTGLKLIETASQWGWIDRAILLSSLAQEELQALHHQALQQNLPMLGYLSKPLNTHALALLLALPR
- a CDS encoding phage holin family protein is translated as MTMGTETDPTGTGTSSSTRRLGAAFLGLLHSHVELFGIELQEQKARTLGLLLFAGLTLVFALLLLTALSGLVLVLLWDTYRLAGIVGLCVFYGLAALFCGLRLKAAIFDESSPFSATLEELANDRERLLP